The following coding sequences lie in one Natrarchaeobius halalkaliphilus genomic window:
- a CDS encoding FAD-binding protein → MYEHDVIVVGAGGAGLRAAIAANEAGADTAIVSKLHPVRSHTGAAEGGINAALREGDDWELHAYDTMKGSDYLGDAPAVETLAQNAPDETVNLEHWGMPFSREDDGRVSQRPFGGLSFPRTTYAGAETGHHLLHVMYEQVVKRGIQVYDEWYVMNLATTDEEDPNDRQCEGIVAYDVQSGNVEGFKANRGVILATGGPGQAFDHTTNAVSCTGDGHAMAYRAGAPLEDMEFIQFHPTSLPSTGVLISEGVRGEGGILYNEGGERFMFEYGYANNDGELASRDVVARAELTEVGEGRGVNDEYVHLDMRHLGEERITDRLENILHLAEDFEGVDGLVEPMPVKPGQHYAMGGIDVDEHGQTCIDGLYAAGECACVSVHGANRLGGNALPELIVFGKRAGRHAAGEDLGEPEIRTGYGDDVEDETDTELPVQPGSAGLGTGDDVAADGGVTAEVDVLEHAVERERERVEHLMNKDTGVQHAEIRSKLQSAMTDYVNVFRTGDGIKNALKIIRECRKEYQDVYVDDPSRTFNTDLQQTYETRNLIDVAETIALGALVRNEFRGAHWRQENQIRDDENWLKHTLVSWDDGEPAIFYRPVILEGGDKTYEPKERSY, encoded by the coding sequence ATGTACGAACACGACGTTATCGTGGTCGGCGCGGGCGGTGCCGGCCTCCGAGCCGCGATCGCAGCGAACGAGGCGGGAGCCGACACGGCGATCGTCTCGAAACTTCACCCGGTCCGCAGTCACACCGGCGCAGCGGAGGGCGGAATCAACGCCGCACTCAGAGAGGGGGACGACTGGGAACTCCACGCCTACGACACGATGAAAGGGTCGGACTACCTGGGCGACGCGCCGGCCGTCGAGACCCTCGCACAGAACGCACCAGACGAGACGGTCAACTTAGAACACTGGGGAATGCCGTTCTCTCGCGAGGACGACGGCCGCGTCTCCCAGCGCCCGTTCGGCGGTCTCTCGTTCCCGCGGACGACGTACGCCGGCGCGGAAACCGGCCACCACCTGTTACACGTGATGTACGAACAGGTCGTCAAACGCGGCATCCAGGTCTACGACGAGTGGTACGTGATGAACCTCGCGACGACCGACGAGGAGGATCCGAACGACCGCCAGTGTGAGGGTATCGTCGCCTACGATGTCCAGTCCGGAAACGTGGAGGGCTTCAAGGCCAACCGGGGTGTCATCCTCGCGACCGGCGGTCCCGGACAGGCGTTCGACCACACCACCAACGCCGTCTCCTGTACCGGCGACGGCCACGCGATGGCTTACCGTGCCGGTGCGCCGCTCGAGGACATGGAGTTCATCCAGTTCCATCCGACCTCGCTACCGTCGACGGGCGTCCTCATTTCGGAGGGCGTCCGCGGCGAGGGTGGAATCCTCTACAACGAGGGCGGCGAGCGGTTCATGTTCGAGTACGGCTACGCGAACAACGACGGCGAACTCGCGAGCCGCGACGTCGTCGCCCGAGCCGAACTCACCGAGGTCGGAGAGGGCCGCGGCGTCAACGACGAGTACGTCCACCTCGACATGCGCCACCTCGGTGAGGAGCGCATCACCGACCGCCTCGAGAACATCCTCCATCTCGCGGAGGACTTCGAGGGCGTCGACGGCCTCGTCGAACCGATGCCGGTCAAACCCGGCCAGCACTACGCGATGGGCGGCATCGACGTCGACGAACACGGCCAGACCTGTATCGACGGACTCTACGCCGCCGGCGAGTGTGCGTGTGTCTCCGTCCACGGAGCCAACCGCCTCGGCGGAAACGCGCTGCCCGAACTGATCGTCTTCGGCAAGCGCGCCGGTCGCCACGCCGCGGGCGAGGACCTCGGGGAGCCGGAGATCCGGACCGGATACGGTGACGACGTCGAGGACGAAACCGACACCGAACTGCCGGTCCAGCCCGGGTCGGCCGGCCTGGGGACGGGCGACGACGTCGCCGCAGACGGCGGCGTTACCGCCGAGGTCGACGTCCTCGAGCACGCCGTCGAACGCGAGCGCGAGCGCGTCGAACACCTGATGAACAAAGACACCGGCGTCCAGCACGCCGAGATCCGCTCGAAGCTCCAGAGCGCGATGACCGACTACGTCAACGTCTTCCGGACCGGCGACGGCATCAAGAACGCGCTGAAGATCATCCGCGAGTGCCGCAAGGAGTACCAGGACGTCTACGTCGACGATCCGTCGAGGACGTTCAACACGGACCTCCAGCAGACCTACGAGACGCGAAACCTGATCGACGTCGCGGAGACGATCGCGCTGGGCGCGCTCGTCCGCAACGAGTTCCGCGGAGCCCACTGGCGACAGGAGAACCAGATCCGCGACGACGAGAACTGGCTCAAGCACACGCTCGTCTCCTGGGACGACGGCGAACCCGCAATCTTCTATCGACCAGTCATCCTCGAGGGCGGAGACAAGACCTACGAGCCGAAAGAACGCAGCTACTGA